A window from Salmo trutta chromosome 29, fSalTru1.1, whole genome shotgun sequence encodes these proteins:
- the LOC115167333 gene encoding neuronal acetylcholine receptor subunit beta-4 isoform X2, giving the protein MTTNVWLTQHWDDYRLSWDPSQYDGIDKLRIPSRHIWLPDIVLYNNADGTYEVTVFTNAIVQFNGSIVWLPPAIYKSACKIEVKHFPFDQQNCTLKFRSWTYDHTELDLVLKTGVASMDDFTPSGEWDILALPGRRTVNPLDPTYVDLTYDFIIKRKPLFYTINLIIPCVLITSLAILVFYLPSDCGEKMTLCISVLLALTVFLLLISKIVPPTSLDVPLIGKYLMFTMVLVTFSIITSVCVLNVHHRSPSTHTMPSWVKVVFLNKLPHLLFMRRPQNNSARQRLRQQRQLRARRSILADLGYPATTTSKTATAAAMSSSSAFLSSASAFASPRHFYNKVTAPLGYTHTFRKGEARSTEFLPNSFPSSQDLRQRGSPDWGGDVQEAVDGVRFVADHMMGDDDNQNVIEDWKYVAMVVDRMFLWIFIIVCVTGTLGLFLQPLFQHSIVPIQQPSSDTPRT; this is encoded by the exons ATGACCACCAATGTTTGGCTCACACAG CACTGGGATGACTACAGGCTATCATGGGACCCTTCTCAATATGATGGCATTGACAAGCTTCGTATTCCTTCCAGACACATCTGGCTGCCTGATATTGTGCTCTATAacaa TGCGGATGGAACCTATGAGGTAACAGTCTTCACCAATGCCATTGTCCAGTTCAACGGCAGCATCGTCTGGCTCCCTCCGGCCATCTATAAGAGTGCCTGCAAGATCGAGGTCAAGCACTTCCCCTTTGACCAGCAGAACTGCACGCTCAAGTTCCGGTCGTGGACCTACGACCACACCGAGCTCGATTTGGTCCTGAAGACAGGGGTGGCCAGCATGGACGACTTCACTCCCAGTGGGGAATGGGACATCTTGGCCCTGCCGGGCAGGCGGACGGTTAACCCTCTGGATCCTACCTACGTGGACCTCACCTATGACTTCATCATCAAGAGGAAGCCGCTGTTCTACACCATCAACCTAATCATCCCCTGTGTCCTCATCACCTCTCTGGCCATCCTGGTCTTCTACCTGCCGTCTGACTGTGGGGAGAAGATGACTCTGTGTATCTCAGTCCTCCTGGCCCTCACTGTGTTCCTCCTCCTGATCTCCAAGATTGTCCCTCCCACCTCGCTGGACGTGCCTCTGATCGGGAAGTACCTAATGTTCACCATGGTGCTGGTGACCTTCTCCATcattaccagtgtgtgtgtgctcaacgTGCACCACCGCTCCCCCAGCACACACACCATGCCCTCCTGGGTCAAGGTAGTGTTCCTCAACAAACTGCCCCATCTGCTCTTCATGAGACGCCCGCAGAATAACTCTGCCCGCCAGCGGCTACGCCAGCAGAGACAACTCCGAGCTCGCAGGTCCATCCTGGCGGACCTGGGCTACCCTGCCACCACCACGTCCAAAACAGCCACCGCTGCCGCCATGTCTTCCTCttctgccttcctctcctctgcctcggCCTTCGCCTCCCCGAGACACTTTTACAACAAAGTCACAGCTCCGCTGGGGTACACCCACACCTTCAGGAAGGGGGAGGCCCGCTCCACCGAGTTCCTTCCCAACAGCTTCCCCTCCTCCCAGGACCTCCGCCAGAGAGGCAGCCCAGACTGGGGGGGAGATGTCCAGGAGGCAGTGGACGGGGTCCGCTTCGTGGCTGATCACATGATGGGGGACGATGATAACCAGAAT GTGATTGAGGACTGGAAGTATGTGGCAATGGTGGTGGACCGTATGTTCCTGTGGATCTTTATAATAGTGTGTGTGACTGGAACCCTGGGTCTCTTCCTCCAGCCTCTATTTCAGCATTCAATAGTCCCCATCCAGCAGCCCAGCTCAGACACACCCCGTACCTGA
- the LOC115167333 gene encoding neuronal acetylcholine receptor subunit beta-4 isoform X1, which produces MTRTLTLLAFLFTLLKCGSCADSEERLMNWLLRNDRYNKLIRPAVNRTERVTVKLQVSLAQLISVNEREQIMTTNVWLTQHWDDYRLSWDPSQYDGIDKLRIPSRHIWLPDIVLYNNADGTYEVTVFTNAIVQFNGSIVWLPPAIYKSACKIEVKHFPFDQQNCTLKFRSWTYDHTELDLVLKTGVASMDDFTPSGEWDILALPGRRTVNPLDPTYVDLTYDFIIKRKPLFYTINLIIPCVLITSLAILVFYLPSDCGEKMTLCISVLLALTVFLLLISKIVPPTSLDVPLIGKYLMFTMVLVTFSIITSVCVLNVHHRSPSTHTMPSWVKVVFLNKLPHLLFMRRPQNNSARQRLRQQRQLRARRSILADLGYPATTTSKTATAAAMSSSSAFLSSASAFASPRHFYNKVTAPLGYTHTFRKGEARSTEFLPNSFPSSQDLRQRGSPDWGGDVQEAVDGVRFVADHMMGDDDNQNVIEDWKYVAMVVDRMFLWIFIIVCVTGTLGLFLQPLFQHSIVPIQQPSSDTPRT; this is translated from the exons GTGGCAGTTGTGCAGACTCAGAGGAGCGTCTGATGAATTGGCTGCTTAGAAACGATCGCTACAACAAGCTGATCCGCCCAGCTGTGAACAGGACAGAGCGGGTCACCGTCAAACTACAGGTGTCCCTGGCCCAACTCATCAGTGTG aatgagagagagcagaTTATGACCACCAATGTTTGGCTCACACAG CACTGGGATGACTACAGGCTATCATGGGACCCTTCTCAATATGATGGCATTGACAAGCTTCGTATTCCTTCCAGACACATCTGGCTGCCTGATATTGTGCTCTATAacaa TGCGGATGGAACCTATGAGGTAACAGTCTTCACCAATGCCATTGTCCAGTTCAACGGCAGCATCGTCTGGCTCCCTCCGGCCATCTATAAGAGTGCCTGCAAGATCGAGGTCAAGCACTTCCCCTTTGACCAGCAGAACTGCACGCTCAAGTTCCGGTCGTGGACCTACGACCACACCGAGCTCGATTTGGTCCTGAAGACAGGGGTGGCCAGCATGGACGACTTCACTCCCAGTGGGGAATGGGACATCTTGGCCCTGCCGGGCAGGCGGACGGTTAACCCTCTGGATCCTACCTACGTGGACCTCACCTATGACTTCATCATCAAGAGGAAGCCGCTGTTCTACACCATCAACCTAATCATCCCCTGTGTCCTCATCACCTCTCTGGCCATCCTGGTCTTCTACCTGCCGTCTGACTGTGGGGAGAAGATGACTCTGTGTATCTCAGTCCTCCTGGCCCTCACTGTGTTCCTCCTCCTGATCTCCAAGATTGTCCCTCCCACCTCGCTGGACGTGCCTCTGATCGGGAAGTACCTAATGTTCACCATGGTGCTGGTGACCTTCTCCATcattaccagtgtgtgtgtgctcaacgTGCACCACCGCTCCCCCAGCACACACACCATGCCCTCCTGGGTCAAGGTAGTGTTCCTCAACAAACTGCCCCATCTGCTCTTCATGAGACGCCCGCAGAATAACTCTGCCCGCCAGCGGCTACGCCAGCAGAGACAACTCCGAGCTCGCAGGTCCATCCTGGCGGACCTGGGCTACCCTGCCACCACCACGTCCAAAACAGCCACCGCTGCCGCCATGTCTTCCTCttctgccttcctctcctctgcctcggCCTTCGCCTCCCCGAGACACTTTTACAACAAAGTCACAGCTCCGCTGGGGTACACCCACACCTTCAGGAAGGGGGAGGCCCGCTCCACCGAGTTCCTTCCCAACAGCTTCCCCTCCTCCCAGGACCTCCGCCAGAGAGGCAGCCCAGACTGGGGGGGAGATGTCCAGGAGGCAGTGGACGGGGTCCGCTTCGTGGCTGATCACATGATGGGGGACGATGATAACCAGAAT GTGATTGAGGACTGGAAGTATGTGGCAATGGTGGTGGACCGTATGTTCCTGTGGATCTTTATAATAGTGTGTGTGACTGGAACCCTGGGTCTCTTCCTCCAGCCTCTATTTCAGCATTCAATAGTCCCCATCCAGCAGCCCAGCTCAGACACACCCCGTACCTGA